Proteins from one Anopheles nili chromosome 2, idAnoNiliSN_F5_01, whole genome shotgun sequence genomic window:
- the LOC128721871 gene encoding serine/arginine repetitive matrix protein 2-like — translation MSKIHFVNTTGVSLNDRFTTISKTQVGFGGPTMLVEGPRSRSNSLSRSDANRQLIEHWDRAHALQSAMKAASLRPARRWLQRNTLALQMKRTMGKLTMGGIRRLQRSNSFADIATMNADRVELMQRGRGRTPSITSRLGVLRTAPRDRSISRGRSMSRGRSTSRGRGVSRGRSASRDRQRSLSRSNSQTNLRRAGSRGNLSRAGSLNNLSRAGSRNGLNNLSRAGSRNGLNNLSRAGSRNGLNSTRKTIGPNDARRRLIRNNQLAARGVTNGATARRGRSRSRSRVRGTPATAVAAQANGGRARSRSRSRKRAGSKVRASSVNSRLGANRTNEPVAARVGGGRVTKRSRSRRPGLANATAVGTRTGRPLKRETPNRKGAGGKKAMGANNGANGAVAAGRRGRSRSRRPNSNVRGRSASKNRSTHVKQQPKSREELDNELDQYMANTKSSLDREMDQYMNGIEHSRI, via the exons ATGAGTAAAATTCACTTTGTCAACACGACGGGCGTTTCGCTCAACGATCGCTTCACAACCATTTCCAAGACGCAAGTCGGATTTGGTGGACCTACGATGTTAGTAGAAGGGCCCCGGTCCCGGTCAAATTCCCTTTCGAGGAGTGACGCCAATCGCCAGCTCATCGAGCACTGGGACCGCGCGCATGCACTACAATCGGCGATGAAG GCAGCGAGTCTAAGACCGGCACGTCGGTGGCTACAGCGCAATACACTGGCTCTGCAAATGAAGCGTACCATGGGAAAATTGACCATGGGAGGCATTCGACGCTTGCAGCGATCGAACAGCTTTGCCGATATCGCTAC AATGAACGCCGATCGCGTTGAACTGATGCAGAGAGGTAGAGGCAGAACTCCCTCGATTACATCCCGATTGGGCGTGTTACGCACCGCCCCCAGAGACCGCAGTATCTCGCGTGGTCGCAGTATGTCACGCGGCCGTAGCACCTCACGTGGCCGCGGTGTTTCGCGCGGTCGTAGCGCATCCCGCGACCGCCAGCGATCGCTGAGCCGTTCGAACTCGCAGACGAATCTGCGACGTGCCGGTTCACGGGGCAATCTGTCGCGGGCCGGATCGCTGAACAATCTTTCCCGTGCCGGAAGCCGCAACGGGCTGAACAATCTTTCACGTGCCGGAAGCCGCAACGGGCTGAACAATCTTTCACGAGCCGGAAGCCGCAACGGGCTGAACTCGACGCGTAAAACCATCGGACCGAACGATGCGCGTAGACGCTTGATTCGTAATAACCAGTTGGCAGCCCGTGGCGTAACAAATGGTGCCACCGCCAGGCGTGGCCGTAGCCGCAGTCGTAGCCGTGTCCGAGGAACACCTGCAACCGCTGTCGCTGCACAAGCTAATGGAGGACGGGCTAGATCCCGCTCGCGCTCGCGTAAACGCGCCGGTTCGAAGGTACGCGCCAGCAGCGTTAATAGCCGGCTTGGCGCAAACCGTACCAACGAACCCGTCGCAGCCCGCGTCGGTGGGGGCCGTGTAACTAAGCGAAGCCGCAGCCGCCGGCCAGGGCTGGCTAATGCGACGGCAGTCGGTACACGCACCGGACGCCCCCTGAAGAG AGAGACACCTAACCGCAAGGGAGCAGGTGGTAAAAAGGCAATGGGAGCGAACAATGGAGCTAATGGAGCAGTTGCAGCcggtcgacgaggacgatctCGATCGCGACGCCCAAATTCAAACGTACGAGGACGCAGCG CATCGAAAAACCGTTCGACCCATGTCAAACAACAGCCCAAGAGCCGCGAGGAGCTGGATAATGAGCTGGATCAGTACATGGCCAATACGAAGTCATCGCTTGATAGAGAGATGGACCAGTACATGAATGGGATCGAACACTCGCGGATCTAA